One stretch of Streptomyces sp. NBC_00102 DNA includes these proteins:
- a CDS encoding cyclodeaminase/cyclohydrolase family protein, with amino-acid sequence MRDQSIGDFLQQLADRVPAPGGGASAALHAAQAAALLGMVARYSEGPKYAEHEAVISRVRTETDDARAQALQLAEDDAAAFGAVAAAYRLPKATDEEKAARSAAIAGALIGAAEPPARTVELSTRLAELAELLLPVGNRNVLSDVAAAAEAIRAAAVTGQVNVEVNLGGIKDEAARTAFAARAAAADHVAARAAATTAAVRKEINR; translated from the coding sequence ATGCGCGATCAGTCCATCGGTGATTTCCTCCAGCAGCTGGCGGACCGCGTCCCGGCTCCGGGTGGCGGGGCGAGTGCCGCGCTGCACGCCGCCCAGGCGGCCGCCCTGCTCGGCATGGTGGCCCGCTACAGCGAGGGGCCGAAGTACGCGGAGCACGAGGCCGTGATCAGCCGCGTCCGCACCGAGACGGACGACGCGCGCGCACAGGCCCTGCAGCTCGCCGAGGACGACGCGGCGGCGTTCGGCGCGGTCGCCGCGGCCTACCGCCTGCCCAAGGCCACCGACGAGGAGAAGGCCGCCCGCTCGGCCGCCATCGCCGGCGCCCTGATCGGTGCCGCCGAACCGCCCGCCCGCACCGTCGAACTGTCCACCCGGCTGGCCGAGCTGGCCGAGCTGCTGCTCCCGGTCGGCAATCGCAACGTGCTCAGCGACGTCGCCGCCGCGGCCGAGGCCATCCGCGCCGCCGCCGTGACCGGCCAGGTGAACGTCGAGGTGAATCTCGGCGGCATCAAGGACGAGGCCGCGCGCACCGCGTTCGCCGCCCGGGCCGCCGCCGCCGACCACGTCGCGGCACGGGCCGCCGCCACCACCGCCGCCGTACGCAAGGAGATCAACCGGTGA
- a CDS encoding radical SAM protein, which produces MSIAAGLGTPANRLFAALRAALDSGTPTTTEVADRLLLSPSLLRRHLERQYSDRIGRLRVTGTLDRRLVLIERTDRRWVIADLSGQPHASRRWPEWLTGHITIENPDSWISRAEVDDYAAHRFTRPRVLVTALYHPEYFPLPRFPLGISDVARAVRSTLIGDVDLRDMQLGVTLAELLDQVTADSPDILGISATFGQHDLMTELLDITYRLPSPPLVVAGGSLTARNEGLLLKTYPELLIARGAGEPTIKDVLRYWHGDIRLDEIQGIGYNGGSRGTGVLGIARRRTAKPVSSSQDEIFPELDLLPATLEVRGVGQAETSRGCTNFCSFCPRGHKGQWHGAEPELFPWFLGAVGQIYDDFPHVSRTLYLVDEEFIGRGLDAVPRALDMAHTLHDAGFKWETSCRIDQVTRPDRDRAWHTERATMWRTLQDRGLRRCLFGVESGVDSILTRFNKETTGEQNAQAIRTLSALGVPTRFTYISFDQLMTPEELRATYEYQGRTDLLLRPLPDVPVEEIVEGVQDPQWVAAHSTGRPFHSAISYMLVSMECLIGAAYTRQASAAGLTGEERPSMGRVDSRFADWRIGVASEWAQLWVDRNFALDYTFKSLEKVLEGTPWQAVRGARVVLKDAAYTVFGHLLRSIEDTPVAIGAYSGTTALSTRLRGLLDVEIGGLRERMADVTGEVTRALPREHAQVLEYEHRRWQQADDWRSINASDPCGT; this is translated from the coding sequence ATGAGTATCGCAGCTGGCCTCGGAACCCCCGCGAACCGGCTTTTCGCCGCCCTGCGCGCAGCACTGGACAGCGGGACGCCGACCACTACTGAAGTCGCCGACCGACTGCTTCTCTCCCCGAGCCTGTTGCGGAGGCACCTGGAGCGTCAGTACAGCGACCGGATCGGACGCCTGCGGGTCACCGGCACCCTGGACCGGCGACTCGTGCTGATCGAACGTACGGACCGGAGATGGGTGATCGCTGACCTCTCCGGGCAGCCCCACGCGTCCCGCCGCTGGCCCGAGTGGCTGACCGGGCACATCACGATCGAGAACCCGGACTCGTGGATCTCCCGCGCGGAAGTGGACGATTACGCCGCCCACCGGTTCACGCGGCCCCGCGTCCTGGTGACCGCCCTGTATCACCCGGAGTACTTCCCGCTGCCGCGGTTTCCCCTGGGAATCAGCGACGTGGCCCGCGCCGTCCGTTCCACGCTCATCGGCGACGTCGACCTTCGTGACATGCAGCTCGGTGTCACTCTGGCCGAACTCCTCGATCAGGTCACCGCCGACAGCCCGGACATCCTCGGGATCTCGGCCACCTTCGGGCAGCACGACCTGATGACCGAGCTTCTCGACATCACCTACCGCTTGCCCAGTCCTCCGCTCGTGGTCGCCGGCGGGAGCCTGACGGCCCGCAACGAGGGACTTCTGCTGAAGACCTACCCGGAGTTATTAATCGCCAGAGGAGCTGGCGAACCGACGATCAAGGATGTCCTCAGGTATTGGCACGGCGATATCCGCCTCGACGAGATCCAGGGCATCGGCTACAACGGCGGCTCACGCGGCACCGGGGTGCTGGGCATCGCCCGACGCCGGACGGCCAAGCCGGTCAGCAGTTCGCAGGACGAGATCTTCCCCGAACTCGATCTCCTGCCGGCGACTCTGGAAGTCCGGGGAGTCGGACAGGCCGAGACCTCCCGCGGGTGCACGAACTTCTGCTCGTTCTGCCCCCGCGGCCACAAGGGGCAGTGGCACGGCGCCGAACCGGAGCTGTTCCCCTGGTTCCTGGGCGCCGTCGGCCAGATCTACGACGACTTCCCGCACGTGTCGCGAACGCTGTACCTGGTGGACGAGGAGTTCATCGGACGCGGCCTCGACGCGGTGCCCCGGGCCCTGGACATGGCCCACACCCTGCACGACGCCGGGTTCAAGTGGGAGACCAGTTGCCGCATCGACCAGGTCACCAGGCCCGATCGCGACCGGGCCTGGCACACCGAGCGCGCCACCATGTGGCGCACGCTCCAGGACCGGGGCCTGCGGCGCTGCCTGTTCGGCGTCGAGTCGGGCGTCGACTCGATCCTGACGCGCTTCAACAAGGAGACGACGGGCGAGCAGAACGCCCAGGCGATCCGGACCCTGTCCGCGCTCGGCGTCCCGACCCGGTTCACGTACATATCCTTCGACCAGCTCATGACGCCGGAGGAACTGCGGGCGACGTACGAGTACCAGGGCCGCACCGATCTTCTGCTCCGTCCACTGCCGGACGTACCGGTGGAGGAGATCGTCGAGGGGGTTCAGGACCCGCAGTGGGTGGCGGCGCACTCGACCGGCCGGCCCTTCCACAGCGCGATCTCCTACATGCTCGTCAGCATGGAGTGCTTGATCGGCGCGGCGTACACCCGGCAGGCGTCGGCCGCCGGACTGACCGGTGAGGAGCGACCGTCGATGGGCCGGGTGGACAGCCGGTTCGCGGACTGGCGGATCGGCGTGGCCAGCGAGTGGGCCCAGCTGTGGGTGGACCGGAACTTCGCACTGGACTACACCTTCAAGTCCCTGGAGAAGGTCCTCGAAGGCACCCCGTGGCAGGCGGTGCGCGGCGCCCGCGTGGTTCTCAAGGACGCCGCGTACACCGTCTTCGGACATCTTCTCCGCTCGATCGAGGACACCCCCGTGGCCATCGGCGCCTACAGCGGTACGACGGCACTGTCCACCCGTCTCCGCGGTCTGCTGGACGTGGAGATCGGCGGGCTGAGGGAGCGCATGGCCGACGTGACCGGTGAAGTGACTCGCGCTCTTCCCCGCGAGCACGCGCAGGTCCTTGAATACGAGCACCGCCGCTGGCAGCAGGCCGATGACTGGCGGTCCATCAACGCCAGTGACCCGTGCGGAACCTGA
- a CDS encoding aminotransferase class I/II-fold pyridoxal phosphate-dependent enzyme, with protein sequence MLNQPFLVLEGPDGAGKTTLARKVAATLASRGVQYLSRRQVSTASAYAATLMRPMAQMLWHSGDATDLPDHFWAHLQSSWFTAHGEQVVAPALEDGPVIVDGWYYKLASKLAGQGWAEYEIDQLFAKVRTPDHVIMLRVEPEQLWERRSEDLRPAELGMHGAYPELGEESFLDYQGRGLERLVALSRRHGWTVLDVPAGEPEDETVQRLVSIIEDLLGVGGKGPEQIPAYTWPHVDHSLRDAVDRQLTRSLSDRDAGGVIGEFEARFADFVGARHAIAFSSGTAALHAMCVAAGLAEGDEIIAPAYTFFATATPFAYEGVKVVFADADRFGNLDPARLPELVTDRTRAVVVTHMWGIPCDMTAIAEFCTARGLLLLEDCSHAHFASWRGRRVGTYGHMAAFSTNQKAITTGEGGVLVTDDDRYRDLALLHGHYNKRCFKEIDPEQPYFPYALTGMGLKSRATTVGAAIGLDQLAKANAIEARRRDVADAFATVLKDNPVVSPVVVDPQDGQHGLYVMGLRYHHEAADVPIDVFVDRLTSAGADFDIPGSTAVVAGEPLFHRPARTAPWAASPVSVPVFPGAEAFIGSFFKTPLWGFPGDEAAVAHHLSVLARTAAEAAR encoded by the coding sequence ATGCTGAATCAACCGTTCCTGGTCCTCGAAGGTCCCGACGGGGCCGGCAAAACCACCCTCGCGCGCAAGGTCGCAGCCACCCTCGCGTCCCGGGGAGTGCAGTACCTGAGCCGCCGCCAGGTCTCCACCGCCTCCGCCTACGCGGCGACCCTCATGAGACCGATGGCACAGATGCTGTGGCACAGCGGCGACGCGACCGATCTGCCCGACCACTTCTGGGCGCACCTCCAGTCGTCCTGGTTCACCGCCCACGGCGAGCAGGTCGTCGCTCCCGCTCTGGAGGACGGCCCGGTGATCGTGGACGGCTGGTACTACAAGCTCGCCTCCAAGCTCGCAGGTCAGGGCTGGGCGGAGTACGAGATCGATCAACTCTTCGCGAAGGTCCGCACCCCGGACCACGTGATCATGCTGCGCGTCGAACCGGAACAGCTCTGGGAGCGGCGCTCGGAGGACCTGCGGCCGGCCGAACTCGGCATGCACGGCGCCTATCCGGAACTCGGCGAGGAGTCGTTCCTCGACTACCAGGGGCGCGGCCTGGAACGGCTCGTCGCGCTCTCGCGCCGGCACGGATGGACCGTCCTGGACGTCCCGGCCGGCGAACCCGAGGACGAGACGGTCCAGCGGCTGGTCAGCATCATCGAGGACCTTCTCGGCGTGGGCGGAAAGGGCCCGGAGCAGATCCCGGCGTACACGTGGCCGCACGTCGACCACAGCCTCCGCGACGCCGTCGACCGCCAGCTGACCCGGTCGCTCTCCGATCGCGACGCCGGCGGCGTCATCGGCGAGTTCGAGGCCCGGTTCGCCGACTTCGTGGGGGCACGTCACGCCATCGCCTTCTCCTCGGGGACTGCCGCGCTCCACGCGATGTGCGTGGCCGCCGGTCTGGCCGAAGGGGACGAGATCATCGCGCCGGCCTACACGTTCTTCGCCACGGCCACCCCGTTCGCGTACGAGGGGGTGAAGGTCGTCTTCGCCGACGCCGACCGCTTCGGGAACCTCGATCCGGCCCGTCTCCCGGAGCTGGTCACCGACCGGACCCGGGCGGTCGTCGTCACCCACATGTGGGGCATCCCGTGCGACATGACGGCCATCGCCGAGTTCTGCACGGCCAGAGGACTCCTGCTGCTGGAGGACTGCTCGCACGCGCACTTCGCCTCCTGGCGAGGCCGACGCGTGGGGACCTACGGGCACATGGCCGCGTTCTCCACCAACCAGAAGGCCATCACGACCGGCGAGGGCGGAGTACTGGTCACCGACGACGACCGCTACCGAGACCTCGCACTGCTGCACGGCCACTACAACAAGCGGTGCTTCAAGGAGATCGACCCCGAACAGCCGTACTTTCCGTACGCGCTGACCGGTATGGGCCTGAAGTCCAGGGCCACGACCGTGGGTGCGGCGATCGGACTCGACCAGCTCGCCAAGGCGAACGCCATCGAGGCCCGGCGGCGGGACGTTGCCGACGCGTTCGCCACCGTCCTCAAGGACAACCCGGTCGTCTCGCCGGTCGTGGTCGACCCCCAGGACGGGCAGCACGGCCTCTACGTGATGGGGCTGCGCTACCACCACGAAGCGGCCGATGTGCCGATCGACGTCTTCGTCGACCGGCTCACCTCCGCCGGTGCCGACTTCGACATCCCCGGATCCACCGCGGTCGTCGCCGGGGAACCCCTCTTCCACCGTCCGGCTCGCACCGCACCATGGGCCGCGTCCCCGGTGTCTGTCCCTGTCTTCCCCGGTGCTGAGGCGTTCATCGGCTCGTTCTTCAAGACCCCTTTGTGGGGCTTCCCCGGGGACGAGGCGGCGGTGGCCCACCACCTGTCCGTCCTCGCCCGGACGGCCGCGGAGGCAGCACGGTGA
- a CDS encoding HAD family hydrolase: protein MRARAVAVYVGDHPLDVAGGDAAGVPAVGVTTGAHSAAELRAAEADFVAPSLHALHPLLTS, encoded by the coding sequence ATGCGCGCCCGCGCCGTCGCCGTCTACGTCGGCGACCACCCGCTCGATGTGGCCGGTGGTGACGCCGCCGGCGTACCGGCCGTCGGCGTCACCACCGGCGCCCACAGCGCCGCCGAACTCCGGGCTGCGGAGGCGGACTTCGTCGCTCCGTCCCTGCACGCCCTCCACCCCCTGCTCACCTCGTAG
- a CDS encoding formyltransferase family protein, whose amino-acid sequence MIPGARSLGVAADDGDLITAGSLSALRAGFVRQAPPLLAGRLSLGLPAPVLVARPATASGNVRAQTRAWLSGRIGHHYASDPAEEALLHAVETSALVRPPVPKRVATVDAELAELYLWLCRHWIGITRATADPRYLNAALKLLAVCLTAPVPPTSLAVAVLSQALETLDTLPRPRPARLPAATPVAERPAPTARDGRIAVMAGADSKGLPLFLDAARTAGFSVAGVVLHQDRGGSPAPDSVYASAWYPSPRQAAVFPAGRAALVDAPAAPTVRVAHRDWPNAAAALTEWKTDLLVLIGMDVVPATVLDAPRTGTVNAHNGALPAYRGMDAVAWAVLAGDRPVCSVHTVTEAVDAGDVLAQREVPADSPDLRQAVKDAQISLLTEVCAGFARSGELPSGRRQHGTARRFYRMHPALRRLLDTTYSPGAPR is encoded by the coding sequence GTGATCCCCGGTGCCCGCTCGCTCGGCGTCGCCGCCGATGACGGCGACCTGATCACGGCCGGCTCCCTGTCCGCCCTGCGGGCCGGGTTCGTCCGACAGGCCCCGCCCCTGCTCGCGGGACGCCTCAGCCTCGGCTTGCCCGCTCCCGTGCTCGTCGCCCGGCCGGCGACGGCGTCCGGGAACGTGCGCGCCCAGACCCGTGCGTGGCTCTCCGGCCGTATCGGCCACCACTACGCCTCCGATCCGGCGGAGGAAGCCCTGCTGCATGCTGTGGAGACCTCCGCCCTGGTCCGGCCTCCCGTACCGAAACGCGTGGCCACGGTCGATGCCGAGCTGGCAGAGCTGTACCTGTGGCTGTGCCGCCACTGGATCGGCATCACCCGTGCCACCGCCGACCCTCGCTACCTGAACGCCGCTCTGAAGCTCCTCGCGGTCTGCCTCACTGCCCCGGTGCCCCCGACCTCGCTCGCGGTCGCCGTGCTGTCGCAGGCGCTGGAAACCCTCGACACGCTGCCGCGCCCCCGACCTGCCCGACTCCCCGCGGCGACCCCGGTAGCGGAGCGTCCCGCGCCGACCGCGCGGGACGGTCGTATCGCGGTGATGGCCGGTGCCGACTCCAAGGGCCTCCCCTTGTTCCTGGACGCGGCGCGAACGGCCGGGTTCTCCGTCGCCGGGGTAGTCCTGCACCAGGACAGAGGCGGGAGTCCCGCTCCGGACAGCGTCTACGCCTCGGCGTGGTACCCGTCCCCCCGCCAGGCCGCGGTCTTCCCCGCCGGCCGCGCAGCCTTGGTGGACGCTCCCGCAGCACCTACCGTCCGAGTCGCCCACCGCGACTGGCCGAACGCCGCCGCAGCACTGACCGAGTGGAAGACAGACCTTCTCGTCCTGATCGGCATGGACGTCGTGCCCGCCACCGTGCTGGACGCCCCGCGCACCGGCACCGTCAACGCGCACAACGGCGCCCTGCCTGCGTACCGGGGCATGGACGCCGTCGCGTGGGCCGTCCTGGCGGGCGACCGCCCGGTGTGCAGTGTCCACACCGTCACCGAGGCGGTCGACGCCGGCGACGTTCTCGCCCAACGCGAAGTGCCCGCCGATTCCCCCGACCTCCGGCAGGCCGTGAAGGACGCGCAGATCAGCCTTCTCACCGAGGTGTGTGCCGGCTTCGCCCGGTCGGGAGAGCTTCCCTCAGGGCGGCGGCAGCACGGTACCGCCCGCCGGTTCTACCGCATGCACCCCGCGCTGCGGCGCCTCCTCGACACCACCTACTCACCCGGAGCCCCGCGATGA
- a CDS encoding aldo/keto reductase translates to MSETHSTAPGGRTTLPGGKTVSRLGMGCWPIGGPADNLGMPMGWSTAEDTRSLDALARAFELGANLFDTADVYGHGHSERLLGIFLKDVPREQVAVTSKVGYFAGEFENAYAPAHMRAQLEKTLTHLGTDHLDVYALHNANFGPDDVHLEAAVETMRAFQAEGLIKAVGMRGPHRYAPERREAAPAGKADKHARFRRHFAAVRPDILAVRDNLLTPQDATAGIREFAAEHGVPVIVNKSLGQGLLTGKHTPGRPPVYGAGDHRLRKRWFAAPALDVLQDHLDLIRTRYGAGQVDLVHVALRYLLQRWPTAVVLTGFTNATQVEQNLTTPGDPLTAEDIVYLAEVGRRAQEALDATGEVFTDESA, encoded by the coding sequence GTGTCCGAAACGCATTCCACAGCACCTGGCGGCAGAACCACGCTCCCCGGAGGGAAGACGGTCTCCCGCCTCGGGATGGGCTGCTGGCCCATCGGGGGTCCGGCTGACAACCTCGGCATGCCCATGGGCTGGAGCACCGCCGAGGACACCCGCTCCCTCGACGCCTTGGCGCGAGCCTTCGAGCTCGGCGCGAACCTGTTCGACACCGCCGACGTGTACGGGCACGGCCACTCCGAGCGCCTTCTCGGCATCTTCCTGAAGGACGTCCCGCGCGAACAGGTCGCGGTGACCAGCAAGGTCGGGTACTTCGCCGGCGAGTTCGAGAACGCCTACGCTCCGGCGCACATGCGGGCCCAGCTGGAGAAGACGCTCACCCACCTCGGGACCGACCATCTCGACGTGTACGCCCTGCACAACGCCAACTTCGGCCCGGACGACGTCCACCTGGAAGCCGCGGTCGAAACGATGCGCGCCTTCCAGGCGGAAGGGCTGATCAAGGCCGTCGGCATGCGAGGGCCGCATCGGTACGCCCCCGAGCGGCGGGAGGCGGCCCCGGCCGGCAAGGCGGACAAGCACGCCCGGTTCCGCCGCCACTTCGCCGCGGTCCGGCCCGACATCCTCGCGGTCCGGGACAACCTCCTCACCCCCCAGGACGCCACGGCCGGCATCCGCGAGTTCGCCGCCGAGCACGGCGTCCCCGTGATCGTCAACAAGTCGCTCGGACAGGGACTGCTGACGGGCAAGCACACGCCGGGCCGACCGCCGGTCTACGGTGCGGGCGACCACCGCCTGCGCAAGCGGTGGTTCGCAGCGCCGGCCCTGGACGTGCTTCAGGACCATCTCGACCTGATCCGCACGCGCTACGGCGCCGGGCAGGTCGACCTCGTCCACGTCGCACTGCGCTACCTGCTCCAGCGGTGGCCGACGGCCGTCGTCCTGACCGGCTTCACCAACGCCACCCAAGTCGAGCAGAACCTCACCACCCCCGGCGATCCGCTCACCGCCGAGGACATCGTGTACCTCGCCGAGGTCGGGAGGCGGGCGCAGGAAGCGCTCGACGCCACGGGAGAGGTCTTCACCGACGAGTCCGCGTGA
- a CDS encoding bifunctional 5,10-methylenetetrahydrofolate dehydrogenase/5,10-methenyltetrahydrofolate cyclohydrolase: protein MTAAVLSGRELAAAIRAETTELAAKLAAQGRPVRLAVVSATDDGASAWYVRSIAGAAAKCGLVCDVVDLGPQATTTEVHDTLRRLSDDPQVHGVILQTPLPAGAALEDLASAIAPEKDVDGANPLSLGRLAAGLPAFAPATAEAVVRLLEHHEVELSGRHAVVVGRSTVVGKPAAHLLLDRDATVTVCHSRTADLASVTRTADVLVAAVGRAGLLTADHVREGAVVIDVGTNPTPDGGLAGDVDPAAAERAGGLTPVPGGVGPVTTALLLRHTVQAAEG, encoded by the coding sequence GTGACCGCAGCCGTCCTTTCCGGCCGGGAACTCGCCGCCGCGATCCGCGCCGAGACCACCGAACTCGCCGCGAAGCTGGCCGCCCAGGGCCGGCCCGTCCGCCTGGCCGTGGTCAGCGCCACCGACGACGGGGCCAGCGCCTGGTACGTCCGCTCGATCGCCGGCGCGGCGGCCAAGTGCGGGCTGGTGTGCGACGTCGTCGACCTCGGCCCGCAGGCCACCACCACCGAGGTCCACGACACCCTGCGCCGCCTCAGCGACGACCCGCAGGTGCACGGCGTCATCCTGCAGACGCCGCTGCCCGCCGGCGCGGCGCTGGAGGACCTGGCGTCCGCCATCGCGCCCGAGAAGGACGTCGACGGGGCCAACCCGCTGTCACTCGGCCGGCTCGCCGCCGGGCTCCCGGCGTTCGCCCCGGCAACGGCCGAGGCCGTCGTCCGACTGCTGGAGCACCACGAGGTCGAGCTGTCGGGACGGCACGCCGTTGTCGTCGGCCGGTCCACCGTCGTGGGCAAGCCCGCCGCGCACCTCCTGCTCGACCGGGACGCGACCGTGACCGTCTGCCACTCCCGCACCGCCGACCTCGCGTCCGTCACCCGCACCGCCGACGTCCTGGTCGCCGCGGTCGGGCGCGCCGGCCTGCTCACCGCCGACCACGTCCGCGAAGGCGCCGTGGTGATCGACGTCGGCACCAACCCCACCCCGGACGGGGGCCTCGCCGGCGATGTCGACCCGGCCGCGGCCGAACGGGCCGGCGGCCTCACCCCGGTCCCCGGCGGTGTCGGCCCGGTGACCACCGCACTGCTGCTCCGGCACACCGTGCAGGCCGCCGAGGGCTGA